A single Orcinus orca chromosome 2, mOrcOrc1.1, whole genome shotgun sequence DNA region contains:
- the ADAL gene encoding adenosine deaminase-like protein isoform X1, whose amino-acid sequence MMEAEEQQPWKTTFYSELPKVELHAHLNGSISSNTIKKLIAKKPGLKIHYQMTMIDKGKKRTLEECFQMFQIIHQLTTGPEDILMVTKDVIKEFADDGVKYLELRSTPRENATGMTKKTYVESVLEGIKQSKQENLDIDVRYVISVDRRGGPSVAKETVKLAEEFFLSTEDTVLGLDLSGDPTVGQAKDFLEPLLEAKKSGLKLALHLSEIPNQKEETQVLLDLLPDRIGHGTFLNSLEGGSLDLVDFVRQHQIPLELCLTSNVKSQTVPSYKQHHFGFWYSMLHPAVICTDDKGVFATYLSQEYQLAAETFHLTQSQVWDLSYESISYIFASDSTKSDLRKKWNHLKPKVFHF is encoded by the exons ATgatggaggcagaagaacaacAGCCATGGAAGACAACCTTTTACTCAGAATTACCTAAAGTG GAACTTCATGCCCACTTGAATGGATCCATTAGTTCCAATACCATAAAGAAGTTAATAGCCAAGAAGCCAGGTCTTAAAATCCACTATCAGATGACTATGATtgacaagggaaagaaaagaactttaGAAGA ATGTTTCCAGATGTTTCAAATTATTCATCAGCTTACTACTGGCCCTGAAGATATTCTAATG GTCACGAAAGATGTCATTAAAGAATTTGCAGATGATGGTGTCAAGTACCTGGAACTAAGGAGCACGCCCAGAGAAAATGCTACAG GAATGACTAAAAAGACTTATGTGGAATCTGTACTTGAGGGTATAAAACAGTCCAAACAAGAAAACTTAGACATTGATGTTAG GTATGTGATATCAGTCGACAGAAGAGGTGGCCCTTCAGTAGCCAAGGAGACTGTTAAACTTGCTGAAGAATTCTTCCTTTCTACTGAGGATACAGTTCTTGGCCTTGACCTCAGTGGAGACCCTACT GTAGGACAAGCAAAAGACTTCTTGGAACCTCTTTTAGAAGCTAAAAAATCAGGTCTGAAGTTGGCATTGCATCTTTCAGAG attccaaaccaaaaagaagaaacacaagtaCTCCTGGACCTGCTTCCTGACCGAATCGGGCACGGCACATTTCTCAACTCCTTGGAGGGAGGATCCCTGGATCTGGTGGACTTTGTGAGGCAACACCAGATACCGCTCG AACTCTGTTTGACCTCGAACGTCAAAAGTCAGACAGTTCCATCTTATAAGCAGCATCATTTTGGATTCTGGTACAGCATGCTCCATCCTGCCGTGATCTGT ACCGATGATAAGGGTGTTTTTGCAACATACCTTTCTCAAGAGTACCAGCTGGCAGCTGAAACATTTCATTTGACCCAGTCTCAGGTGTGGGATCTGTCTTATGAATCCATCAGCTACATCTTTGCTTCTGACAGCACCAAGTCTGATCTGAGGAAGAAGTGGAATCATCTGAAGCCAAAAGTGTTCCATTTTTAA
- the ADAL gene encoding adenosine deaminase-like protein isoform X2 codes for MMEAEEQQPWKTTFYSELPKVELHAHLNGSISSNTIKKLIAKKPGLKIHYQMTMIDKGKKRTLEECFQMFQIIHQLTTGPEDILMVTKDVIKEFADDGVKYLELRSTPRENATGMTKKTYVESVLEGIKQSKQENLDIDVRYVISVDRRGGPSVAKETVKLAEEFFLSTEDTVLGLDLSGDPTVGQAKDFLEPLLEAKKSGLKLALHLSEIPNQKEETQVLLDLLPDRIGHGTFLNSLEGGSLDLVDFVRQHQIPLELCLTSNVKSQTVPSYKQHHFGFWYSMLHPAVICVRCFVVRPMIRVFLQHTFLKSTSWQLKHFI; via the exons ATgatggaggcagaagaacaacAGCCATGGAAGACAACCTTTTACTCAGAATTACCTAAAGTG GAACTTCATGCCCACTTGAATGGATCCATTAGTTCCAATACCATAAAGAAGTTAATAGCCAAGAAGCCAGGTCTTAAAATCCACTATCAGATGACTATGATtgacaagggaaagaaaagaactttaGAAGA ATGTTTCCAGATGTTTCAAATTATTCATCAGCTTACTACTGGCCCTGAAGATATTCTAATG GTCACGAAAGATGTCATTAAAGAATTTGCAGATGATGGTGTCAAGTACCTGGAACTAAGGAGCACGCCCAGAGAAAATGCTACAG GAATGACTAAAAAGACTTATGTGGAATCTGTACTTGAGGGTATAAAACAGTCCAAACAAGAAAACTTAGACATTGATGTTAG GTATGTGATATCAGTCGACAGAAGAGGTGGCCCTTCAGTAGCCAAGGAGACTGTTAAACTTGCTGAAGAATTCTTCCTTTCTACTGAGGATACAGTTCTTGGCCTTGACCTCAGTGGAGACCCTACT GTAGGACAAGCAAAAGACTTCTTGGAACCTCTTTTAGAAGCTAAAAAATCAGGTCTGAAGTTGGCATTGCATCTTTCAGAG attccaaaccaaaaagaagaaacacaagtaCTCCTGGACCTGCTTCCTGACCGAATCGGGCACGGCACATTTCTCAACTCCTTGGAGGGAGGATCCCTGGATCTGGTGGACTTTGTGAGGCAACACCAGATACCGCTCG AACTCTGTTTGACCTCGAACGTCAAAAGTCAGACAGTTCCATCTTATAAGCAGCATCATTTTGGATTCTGGTACAGCATGCTCCATCCTGCCGTGATCTGTGTAAGGTGTTTTGTTGTGAG ACCGATGATAAGGGTGTTTTTGCAACATACCTTTCTCAAGAGTACCAGCTGGCAGCTGAAACATTTCATTTGA
- the ADAL gene encoding adenosine deaminase-like protein isoform X3: MFQIIHQLTTGPEDILMVTKDVIKEFADDGVKYLELRSTPRENATGMTKKTYVESVLEGIKQSKQENLDIDVRYVISVDRRGGPSVAKETVKLAEEFFLSTEDTVLGLDLSGDPTVGQAKDFLEPLLEAKKSGLKLALHLSEIPNQKEETQVLLDLLPDRIGHGTFLNSLEGGSLDLVDFVRQHQIPLELCLTSNVKSQTVPSYKQHHFGFWYSMLHPAVICTDDKGVFATYLSQEYQLAAETFHLTQSQVWDLSYESISYIFASDSTKSDLRKKWNHLKPKVFHF, from the exons ATGTTTCAAATTATTCATCAGCTTACTACTGGCCCTGAAGATATTCTAATG GTCACGAAAGATGTCATTAAAGAATTTGCAGATGATGGTGTCAAGTACCTGGAACTAAGGAGCACGCCCAGAGAAAATGCTACAG GAATGACTAAAAAGACTTATGTGGAATCTGTACTTGAGGGTATAAAACAGTCCAAACAAGAAAACTTAGACATTGATGTTAG GTATGTGATATCAGTCGACAGAAGAGGTGGCCCTTCAGTAGCCAAGGAGACTGTTAAACTTGCTGAAGAATTCTTCCTTTCTACTGAGGATACAGTTCTTGGCCTTGACCTCAGTGGAGACCCTACT GTAGGACAAGCAAAAGACTTCTTGGAACCTCTTTTAGAAGCTAAAAAATCAGGTCTGAAGTTGGCATTGCATCTTTCAGAG attccaaaccaaaaagaagaaacacaagtaCTCCTGGACCTGCTTCCTGACCGAATCGGGCACGGCACATTTCTCAACTCCTTGGAGGGAGGATCCCTGGATCTGGTGGACTTTGTGAGGCAACACCAGATACCGCTCG AACTCTGTTTGACCTCGAACGTCAAAAGTCAGACAGTTCCATCTTATAAGCAGCATCATTTTGGATTCTGGTACAGCATGCTCCATCCTGCCGTGATCTGT ACCGATGATAAGGGTGTTTTTGCAACATACCTTTCTCAAGAGTACCAGCTGGCAGCTGAAACATTTCATTTGACCCAGTCTCAGGTGTGGGATCTGTCTTATGAATCCATCAGCTACATCTTTGCTTCTGACAGCACCAAGTCTGATCTGAGGAAGAAGTGGAATCATCTGAAGCCAAAAGTGTTCCATTTTTAA